One window of the Eucalyptus grandis isolate ANBG69807.140 chromosome 6, ASM1654582v1, whole genome shotgun sequence genome contains the following:
- the LOC104448569 gene encoding disease resistance protein RPV1-like, translated as MASFPRLENQQSQFKYDVFLSFKGEDTRKNFVDHMKYHLRRRGIVAFKDDHDRDLPRGKCLKPEILGAIEKSKYVYLIFSENYASSTWCLEEVAKAVECKDVDEGSVIPIFYRVNPSDIRKLRGNFGRGFAKTEEAYSGDKRDIRRWKDALRKVANLAGIELKDGYETKFIEQIMGELENKLGPRLSYVVGDLVGMHSRVANVVESLCLDGSDVCSIGIWGMGGIGKTIVARAVYDKIHGQFDDGCCFLANVREISKKNGLVYLQNQFLGDILQDDNLRIRDDHRGANMIKERMRHKKVLVILDDVDEKEQLEKLIGGFDWFGHGSRIIITTRDEHLLLQYGVNSIYKVEELSFGEALQLFCLKAFRSNHPPAEFNQLVKQVIGYTNGLPLALDVLGSFLACRSLMQWKSALARLKECPEGKIFDRLRLSYDGLQQKEKEIFLDIACFFKGKEKPYVAEVLDNCGLYSNIGIEVLVNKSLIQIVGNKLWMHDLLQEMAWEIVRLESPEEPGERSRVWLFEDVCHILSKNSGTGKVKAIVLQYGDHRIVHLNGESFTNMNNLRLLDIHAIHLSSGFKHLSNELCLLRWDNCNLKSFPPSFLPKNLVELHMRDSLLRSIWRGEKMRVLEKLKVINLNGSKLFVETPNFIYVPNLERLILKGCKALSQVHPSIGNLERLGLLDLGDCENLTGLPNSVGNLKSLRVLTLCGCSNLEELPKSIGGLECLEELDISESAITHLPSNLTFLQNLKKLRFQVSKRRPQNSWRTLTCTLRRALNSRRPRLPSFSGLCSLTELDLSGCSLLEGEIPRDIDCLPSLRSLDLAENFFTTITASIERISGLEFLILNHCKNLEVLPRLPESIMVVVAEKCLRLERISNPFIICTVPDSGFCFLNCFSFLPQDLDLTLQQKYSLSLLRYIICRSTKLFLETYVVSPFLQCEIPNWFSYQGFGPLLSIDMSPNWHDNSWRGFAICASFKRINCSSCQDLENAHFIFCGFYADGNQLGPLFKFPIRFVNSGCLWLGYVSGTQFPRDTNWDTMSNHIAVSFTITNHGLKIKECGVHLVYENCIKDFDNLLVWWCSSSPRDWDRIYHELQTPREVNCALRYSIDPDLYEVNEGVMSCGVSEVRSHPLNGGRLLMEYLYVIWHRSRLGQLSVHDFKRSCLKARQTWSA; from the exons ATGGCATCTTTCCCAAGGTTAGAAAACCAACAGAGTCAATTCAAGTATGATGTCTTCTTGAGTTTCAAAGGTGAGGATACTCGCAAAAACTTTGTTGACCATATGAAATATCATCTGCGGCGAAGAGGAATCGTGGCCTTTAAAGATGATCATGACCGAGATCTACCGAGGGGAAAATGCCTTAAACCAGAAATATTGGGGGCAATAGAGAAGTCAAAGTAtgtatatttgattttttctgaaaactatGCTTCTTCTACTTGGTGCTTGGAAGAAGTTGCTAAGGCTGTGGAGTGCAAGGATGTCGATGAAGGATCAGTCATACCGATCTTCTATAGGGTCAATCCATCTGACATACGGAAACTGAGGGGAAACTTTGGGAGAGGCTTTGCTAAAACTGAGGAAGCTTATTCGGGCGATAAGAGAGACATAAGGAGGTGGAAAGATGCACTAAGAAAAGTAGCTAATCTCGCTGGAATAGAATTGAAAGATGG ATATGAGACCAAGTTTATTGAGCAAATCATGGGagaacttgaaaataaattaggtCCTCGGTTGTCCTATGTCGTAGGCGATCTTGTGGGAATGCATTCCCGCGTTGCAAATGTAGTTGAATCTTTATGCTTGGACGGGAGTGATGTATGCAGTATTGGCATATGGGGGATGGGTGGCATAGGCAAAACAATTGTTGCACGAGCAGTTTATGACAAAATCCACGGCCAATTTGATGATGGAtgttgttttcttgcaaatgtcagagaaatttcaaaaaagaatggTCTGGTGTATCTACAAAACCAGTTTCTCGGCgatattctccaagatgacaatCTAAGAATCAGGGATGATCATAGAGGAGCAAACATGATAAAAGAACGAATGCGACATAAAAAAGTTCTCGTTAtacttgatgatgtggatgaaaAGGAGCAGTTGGAAAAATTAATAGGAGGTTTTGATTGGTTTGGACAtggaagtaggatcattatAACAACCAGAGATGAACATTTGCTTCTCCAATATGGAGTAAATTCCATATATAAGGTGGAGGAACTATCCTTTGGTGAGGCTCTCCAACTATTTTGTTTGAAAGCTTTTAGAAGTAATCATCCTCCAGCAGAGTTCAATCAGCTTGTGAAGCAGGTTATTGGATACACTAATGGCCTTCCTCTAGCCCTTGATGTCTTAGGTTCTTTTTTGGCTTGTAGGAGCTTGATGCAATGGAAGAGTGCACTGGCCAGACTCAAAGAATGTCCGGAAGGGAAAATTTTTGACCGGCTTAGGTTAAGTTATGATGGACTACAAcagaaagagaaggagatttTCCTAGATATTGCCTGTTTTTTCAAGGGAAAGGAGAAACCTTACGTTGCAGAAGTTCTGGACAATTGCGGCTTGTATTCAAATATTGGAATTGAAGTCCTTGTTAATAAATCTCTTATCCAAATCGTGGGCAACAAACTATGGATGCATGATTTGCTACAAGAAATGGCTTGGGAAATTGTTCGTCTAGAGTCTCCTGAAGAGCCAGGAGAACGAAGTCGAGTCTGGCTTTTTGAGGATGTATGccatattttgtcaaaaaacTCG GGAACTGGAAAAGTCAAAGCCATAGTCTTGCAATATGGGGACCATAGAATAGTGCACTTAAATGGAGAATCATTCACAAACATGAATAACTTAAGATTGCTTGATATTCATGCCATCCACCTCTCTTCTGGGTTTAAGCACCTTTCAAATGAACTATGCCTGCTAAGATGGGACAACTGCAACCTTAAATCATTTCCACCAAGTTTTCTTCCAAAGAACCTTGTCGAACTCCATATGCGGGATAGCCTCCTTCGCAGCATCTGGAGAGGGGAAAAG ATGCGAGTCTTGGAGAAGTTGAAAGTTATCAACCTCAATGGTTCCAAATTATTCGTGGAGACTCCAAACTTCATATATGTCCCAAATTTAGAGAGGCTAATTCTCAAAGGTTGCAAAGCTTTATCTCAGGTTCATCCTTCAATTGGAAATCTAGAAAGACTCGGTCTACTTGATTTGGGTGACTGTGAGAACCTCACGGGACTTCCAAATAGTGTAGGTAATCTAAAATCTCTCAGAGTTCTTACTCTGTGTGGAtgttcaaatcttgaagaactGCCTAAGAGCATTGGGGGCTTAGAGTGCTTAGAGGAGCTTGATATTAGTGAAAGTGCCATAACACACCTCCCGTCTAACTTGACTTTcttacaaaatttgaaaaaattacgCTTTCAGGTTAGTAAAAGGAGGCCACAAAATTCTTGGAGGACACTGACGTGTACGCTAAGAAGAGCTCTCAACTCTAGACGTCCGCGGTTGCCTTCATTTTCAGGGCTGTGCTCTTTGACAGAGTTGGATCTAAGTGGCTGTAGTCTTCTAGAAGGAGAAATTCCCCGTGATATTGATTGCTTACCCTCTTTGAGGTCTTTAGACCTAGCTGAAAACTTTTTTACCACCATAACTGCAAGTATCGAACGTATCTCTGGCCTAGAATTTCTCATATTAAATCATTGCAAAAATCTTGAAGTGTTACCAAGACTTCCAGAAAGCATAATGGTTGTGGTGGCTGAGAAGTGCCTCAGATTGGAAAGGATATCAAACCCATTCATTATATGCACAGTACCTGACTCAGGGTTTTGCTTCCTTAACTGCTTTAGTTTCCTTCCACAAGATCTTGATTTAACTTTGCAGCAGAAGTACTCCTTGTCGTTACTTCGTTACATCATTTGCCGTTCCACCAAATTGTTTTTGGAAACTTATGTGGTGTCTCCATTTCTGCAATGTGAAATACCTAACTGGTTTAGCTACCAGGGATTTGGACCGTTGTTGAGCATAGACATGTCCCCTAATTGGCATGACAATAGCTGGAGAGGATTTGCCATCTGCGCCTCTTTTAAACGAATCAACTGTAGCTCTTGTCAGGACCTGGAAAATGCCCACTTCATTTTCTGTGGGTTCTATGCTGATGGAAATCAGCTAGGTCCCTTATTTAAGTTTCCCATCAGATTTGTCAATTCAGGTTGCCTTTGGCTAGGTTACGTGTCAGGTACCCAATTTCCACGTGATACAAATTGGGATACCATGTCAAACCACATTGCCGTTTCATTTACAATCACCAACCATGGGTTAAAGATTAAAGAGTGTGGTGTTCATCTGGTTTACGAGAACTGTATAAAAGACTTTGATAATCTTTTAGTTTGGTGGTGTAGCTCATCACCCAGGGATTGGGATAGAATCTACCATGAGCTTCAAACACCAAGGGAGGTAAATTGTGCCTTAAGATATTCCATTGATCCGGATCTGTACGAAGTGAATGAAGGTGTAATGAGCTGTGGGGTCTCTGAGGTTCGGTCCCACCCGTTAAATGGAGGTCGTTTACTCATGGAGTATCTATATGTCATTTGGCATCGTTCAAGACTTGGACAACTGTCGGTTCATGATTTCAAAAGAAG CTGCTTGAAGGCACGTCAAACGTGGTCGGCTTGA